A window of the Lolium perenne isolate Kyuss_39 chromosome 7, Kyuss_2.0, whole genome shotgun sequence genome harbors these coding sequences:
- the LOC127318448 gene encoding small ribosomal subunit protein uS17c has translation MKPVVGIVVSNKMQKSVVVAVDRLFHNKVYNRYVKRTSKFMAHDEADDCNIGDRVKLDPCRPLSKNKHWIVAEVLRRAKMYVPPPAATASGPRAATTQQAATKSSA, from the exons ATGAAGCCCGTGGTCGGGATCGTGGTCTCGAACAAGATGCAGAagtcggtggtggtggcggttgaCCGCCTCTTCCACAACAAGGTGTACAACCGCTACGTCAAGCGCACCTCCAAGTTCATGGCGCACGACGAGGCCGACGACTGCAACATCGGCGACAGG GTTAAGCTGGATCCCTGTAGGCCCCTGAGCAAAAATAAGCATTGGATTGTTGCTGAGGTTCTTCGCAGAGCTAAGATGTATGTTCCGCCACCTGCAGCAACTGCTTCTGGCCCGCGTGCTGCCACAACTCAACAAGCTGCTACCAAGTCATCTGCTTGA